From Methanococcus maripaludis, the proteins below share one genomic window:
- a CDS encoding B12-binding domain-containing radical SAM protein yields MAIKNVSIVYPNKFGGGIACLAVHVLTGHLNKYSDISANAYFIENYSKIKNNDAILITLQYENDYFNVVKIVKELKAQNPNAIFIAGGPCAISNPLTIQEFFDAFVVGEIEGTDTMYQLINGNFEIPGVYVPKNYNNEKIKRIYPKKLGIDDYPIAQVTHESGAYGKAYLLEIGRGCIRNCKFCMAKCIYAPPRYRKIEDLKYLVDEGLKNTDADKVSLIAPSVSDYKYVLDLCAHISEKNVLISPSSLRADTITDELLDFLNLKTLTIAPEAGSEVLRKKIDKGVTEENILNAVDIAKTHGISTVKLYYMVGFPDESEDDIEEIINLTKKIKDNVRKVDVSINPMVPKPHTPFEDFEFDMDSKTKIKYIEKSLRKIKVSVDFEKFNSMVAQTVLARGGSELSKVLNESRNTIELIKNVDLDNYINKIEEKPWDFIEI; encoded by the coding sequence ATGGCAATTAAAAACGTTTCAATCGTGTACCCGAATAAATTTGGCGGAGGGATAGCATGTCTTGCAGTGCATGTTTTAACCGGCCACTTAAACAAGTACTCAGATATTTCTGCAAATGCGTATTTTATAGAAAATTACTCGAAAATTAAGAACAATGACGCTATTTTAATAACTTTACAGTACGAAAACGACTATTTTAACGTTGTAAAAATTGTAAAAGAATTAAAAGCTCAAAATCCAAACGCTATTTTTATTGCAGGGGGTCCCTGCGCCATTTCAAACCCGCTAACTATTCAGGAATTTTTTGATGCATTTGTTGTCGGTGAAATTGAAGGAACTGATACAATGTACCAATTGATAAATGGTAATTTTGAAATTCCTGGAGTATATGTTCCGAAAAATTATAATAATGAAAAAATTAAAAGAATATATCCAAAAAAACTCGGGATAGATGATTATCCAATAGCCCAAGTTACGCATGAATCGGGAGCTTATGGAAAAGCTTATCTTCTTGAAATTGGAAGGGGTTGCATTAGAAACTGTAAGTTTTGCATGGCCAAATGCATCTACGCTCCTCCAAGATATCGAAAAATTGAAGATTTAAAGTATCTGGTCGATGAAGGATTAAAAAACACCGATGCAGACAAGGTTTCACTAATTGCCCCATCTGTAAGTGATTATAAGTATGTACTAGATTTATGCGCACACATCTCTGAAAAAAATGTGTTAATTTCGCCTTCATCATTACGGGCAGATACAATTACTGATGAACTGCTTGACTTTTTAAATCTGAAAACATTGACGATAGCACCCGAAGCAGGTAGCGAAGTTCTGCGAAAAAAAATTGATAAAGGAGTCACTGAAGAAAATATTTTAAATGCAGTTGATATTGCTAAAACACACGGAATATCTACCGTAAAACTTTATTATATGGTTGGTTTTCCTGATGAATCAGAAGATGATATTGAAGAAATAATAAATTTAACAAAAAAAATAAAAGATAACGTTCGAAAAGTAGATGTTAGCATAAACCCAATGGTTCCAAAGCCCCACACTCCTTTCGAAGACTTTGAATTTGACATGGACTCAAAAACGAAGATAAAATATATCGAAAAAAGTCTGCGAAAAATAAAAGTTAGTGTTGATTTTGAAAAATTCAATTCTATGGTTGCACAGACCGTTCTTGCAAGAGGGGGAAGTGAACTTTCAAAAGTTTTAAATGAGTCAAGAAACACAATCGAACTTATTAAAAATGTGGATTTGGATAATTACATTAATAAAATCGAAGAAAAACCTTGGGATTTTATAGAAATCTAA
- a CDS encoding Tex family protein: MYIFQKLQKEFNLKTFQVENTVKLIDEGNTIPFISRYRKEATGSLDDVVLRKFFDRLNYLRNLEDKKAQIIKLIDEQDKLTEELKQKIEKSELLTELEDIYRPFRPKRKTRATIAESKGLKPLSELILKQILEKPIEELAEEFVNPELEVNSIDDAISGAKDIIAEEISDNADYRKFIRELTFSEGIISVKAKNVDEKSVYEMYYEYSEAINKIPGHRILAINRGESEKILQVKIDAPVDFIQDWIFKNIILENSKTSEILKDTVIDSYKRLISPSIEREIRNSLTEKAENGAIEVFSKNLKQLLLQPPIKNKTVLGWDPAFRTGCKLAVVDETGKVLDKTVVYPTEPHNKIAETKKQVKELIIKYDIDVVAIGNGTASRESENIVSEILKEVVNDVYYVIVNEAGASVYSASELGSDEFPEYDVGIRSAISIARRLQDPLAELVKIDPKSIGVGQYQHDMNQKKLSESLTGVVESSVNSVGVDLNTASVSLLNYVSGINIGIAKNIVAYRTENGKFESRKELLKVSKLGKKAFEQCAGFLRIPEGKNLFDNTGVHPESYKIAENLLNELNISIKNIKEKKIDKISEKVDIEKLAEKLDCGIPTLEDIIKELEKPGRDLREDLPKPVLRSDVLELEDLKEGMILKGTVRNIVDFGAFIDIGVHHDGLAHISEIADRFIKHPLDVISVGDIVDVMVMDIDFDKKRVSLSIKRAK, from the coding sequence ATGTATATTTTTCAAAAATTGCAGAAAGAATTTAATTTAAAAACATTTCAAGTCGAAAACACAGTTAAATTAATTGACGAAGGAAATACCATTCCATTTATTTCAAGATATAGGAAAGAAGCAACAGGTTCCCTTGATGACGTTGTTTTGAGGAAATTTTTTGATAGATTGAATTATTTAAGAAATTTAGAAGATAAAAAAGCCCAGATTATAAAATTAATTGACGAACAGGACAAATTAACTGAAGAATTGAAACAAAAGATCGAAAAATCTGAACTTTTAACTGAACTTGAAGATATTTACCGTCCATTCAGGCCAAAAAGAAAAACAAGGGCGACAATTGCGGAAAGTAAGGGTTTAAAACCCTTATCAGAATTAATTTTAAAACAAATTTTGGAAAAACCAATTGAAGAACTTGCAGAAGAATTTGTTAATCCAGAATTGGAAGTTAATTCAATAGATGATGCAATCTCTGGCGCCAAAGATATTATTGCAGAAGAAATTTCAGATAATGCAGACTACAGAAAGTTTATTCGTGAACTTACATTTTCAGAAGGAATTATTTCGGTAAAAGCAAAAAATGTGGACGAAAAATCAGTTTATGAAATGTATTATGAATATTCTGAAGCGATCAATAAAATTCCAGGCCACAGAATCCTTGCAATAAATAGAGGAGAATCAGAAAAAATTTTACAGGTGAAAATCGATGCACCTGTTGATTTTATTCAGGACTGGATCTTTAAAAATATAATTTTAGAAAATTCAAAAACTTCTGAAATTTTAAAAGATACGGTAATTGACAGCTACAAAAGATTAATTTCACCGTCAATTGAAAGGGAAATTAGGAATAGCCTCACAGAAAAAGCAGAAAACGGTGCAATTGAAGTATTTTCAAAAAATTTAAAACAGTTGTTATTGCAGCCACCAATAAAAAACAAAACCGTGCTTGGATGGGACCCGGCATTTAGAACAGGCTGTAAACTTGCAGTAGTCGATGAAACCGGAAAAGTTCTCGATAAAACGGTAGTATACCCTACAGAACCACATAACAAAATTGCAGAAACTAAAAAACAGGTTAAAGAACTCATAATAAAATACGATATCGACGTTGTAGCAATTGGAAATGGAACCGCTTCAAGAGAATCTGAAAACATTGTTTCTGAAATTTTAAAAGAAGTTGTAAACGATGTTTACTACGTAATTGTAAATGAAGCTGGAGCTTCTGTTTATTCTGCATCGGAACTCGGCTCTGATGAATTTCCAGAATACGATGTTGGAATTAGAAGTGCAATATCAATTGCAAGAAGACTTCAGGATCCTTTAGCAGAACTTGTAAAAATCGACCCAAAATCAATAGGTGTTGGACAGTACCAGCATGATATGAACCAGAAAAAGTTATCTGAAAGTTTAACAGGGGTTGTTGAGTCTTCAGTAAACTCTGTTGGCGTTGATTTAAACACTGCATCAGTTTCACTTTTAAATTATGTGTCAGGCATCAATATTGGAATTGCAAAAAACATTGTAGCATACAGAACGGAAAATGGAAAATTTGAATCCAGAAAAGAACTTTTAAAGGTAAGTAAACTCGGTAAAAAAGCATTTGAACAGTGTGCAGGGTTTTTGAGAATTCCTGAAGGTAAAAATTTATTTGACAATACGGGTGTTCACCCAGAATCATACAAAATTGCAGAAAATTTACTTAATGAGTTAAATATCTCGATAAAAAATATCAAAGAAAAGAAAATCGATAAAATTTCTGAAAAAGTCGATATTGAAAAATTGGCTGAAAAACTGGATTGCGGAATCCCAACACTAGAAGATATAATTAAAGAGCTTGAAAAACCAGGGAGAGATCTAAGAGAAGACCTTCCAAAACCCGTTTTAAGAAGCGATGTTTTAGAACTTGAAGATTTAAAAGAAGGAATGATATTAAAAGGAACTGTCAGAAATATTGTTGATTTCGGAGCTTTTATTGATATTGGAGTTCACCACGATGGGTTAGCACATATTTCAGAAATTGCTGACAGGTTCATAAAACATCCTCTTGATGTAATCTCTGTTGGAGACATTGTTGATGTTATGGTAATGGACATTGATTTTGATAAAAAAAGAGTTTCACTTTCGATAAAACGTGCAAAATAA
- a CDS encoding peptidylprolyl isomerase, producing MDFKNAIFIIVASIVLLTSFSGCTESDSTTSNETGEIVYATIQTNYGNMTFELYPDKAPITVENFKKYAESGFYEGTIFHRVISDFMIQGGGFTVNGTKKETIDPIKNEAKNGLSNKRGTIAMARTNIVDSATSQFFINTVDNSYLDYQDDSNYGYAVFGKMIDGFDVLEKIENVATANNGQYQNWPIEDVIIEKVKIEE from the coding sequence ATGGATTTTAAAAACGCTATTTTTATAATTGTCGCATCAATTGTTCTTTTAACCAGTTTTTCAGGATGTACTGAATCTGATTCAACAACTTCGAACGAAACTGGAGAAATAGTTTATGCAACAATTCAGACGAATTACGGAAACATGACTTTTGAACTCTATCCTGATAAAGCACCAATAACTGTTGAAAACTTCAAAAAATACGCAGAATCTGGGTTTTATGAAGGAACAATTTTCCACAGGGTAATAAGTGATTTCATGATTCAGGGTGGCGGATTTACCGTAAACGGAACTAAAAAAGAAACAATCGATCCAATTAAAAATGAAGCTAAAAACGGACTTTCAAACAAAAGAGGAACCATCGCAATGGCAAGAACCAACATTGTAGATTCCGCAACAAGCCAGTTTTTCATAAACACAGTTGATAATTCATATCTGGATTATCAAGATGATTCAAACTATGGTTACGCAGTATTTGGTAAAATGATCGATGGCTTTGACGTTCTTGAGAAAATCGAAAATGTCGCTACTGCAAATAATGGGCAGTATCAAAACTGGCCAATTGAAGATGTAATTATTGAAAAAGTTAAAATTGAAGAATAA
- the thiL gene encoding thiamine-phosphate kinase, with translation MNELDIIKIISKNLSYSNGVEMGIGDDCAVFKLENQHLVVTTDMMFKSTHFPSILTPFQIGMRVVTANVSDIAAMCAKPLGMVISMGFDSPDKTFIDEMSKGINFISKEYECPIAGGDTNKAPELTLSGTAFGITNNPIYRGGIIGEDICITGDVGKVNCALKLLEMKNKGILGNMEFEKTISEFPEIMEKLAEPKARVKEGLLLNKTITSCCDISDGLSKDLNYTGNFEINSKKLLNSVSTEVIEFCEKFDRDLLKTVLNSGEEFELLFTTPDFKKAEEKLKDINSVTKIGKVVEFGKTVDGKSVELEGYVHKW, from the coding sequence ATGAATGAACTTGATATTATTAAAATTATTTCAAAAAATCTTTCCTATTCAAATGGGGTTGAAATGGGAATTGGGGATGACTGTGCGGTTTTTAAATTAGAAAACCAGCATTTGGTTGTTACAACAGACATGATGTTTAAATCAACACATTTTCCAAGTATTTTAACACCATTTCAGATTGGAATGAGGGTTGTTACTGCAAATGTATCAGATATTGCCGCAATGTGTGCAAAACCTCTTGGAATGGTAATTTCAATGGGTTTTGATAGCCCAGACAAAACATTTATCGATGAAATGTCAAAAGGAATAAATTTTATTTCAAAAGAGTACGAATGCCCAATTGCAGGCGGAGATACAAATAAAGCGCCTGAATTAACACTGTCTGGAACTGCATTTGGAATTACGAATAATCCGATATATCGCGGTGGAATTATTGGTGAAGATATCTGCATCACTGGCGATGTTGGAAAAGTTAATTGCGCTTTAAAACTTCTTGAGATGAAAAATAAAGGAATTTTAGGAAATATGGAATTTGAAAAAACAATTTCTGAATTTCCTGAGATCATGGAAAAGCTTGCAGAACCTAAAGCAAGGGTTAAAGAAGGGCTTTTATTGAATAAAACAATCACCTCATGTTGCGACATATCTGACGGTCTTTCAAAAGATTTAAATTATACAGGAAACTTTGAAATAAATTCAAAAAAACTTTTAAACTCCGTTTCAACCGAAGTTATTGAATTCTGTGAAAAATTTGATAGGGATTTATTAAAAACGGTTTTAAACAGCGGTGAAGAGTTTGAACTACTTTTTACAACTCCTGATTTTAAAAAAGCCGAAGAAAAATTAAAAGATATAAATTCAGTAACAAAAATTGGAAAAGTCGTAGAATTCGGAAAAACGGTTGATGGAAAATCCGTGGAATTAGAAGGATATGTTCACAAATGGTAG
- a CDS encoding NOL1/NOP2/sun family putative RNA methylase produces MENLQFIRVNTLKISSEDLKKRLEEKGVELEDTFLDYVFRVAKSPFSMGSTPEYLLGYYFLQSISSIIPSITLNPSKDDDVLDMCAAPGGKTTHLAQLMENEGSILAVEINKNRLKSLRSNINRMGFKNTLMINTNAVNLDKKLRFNKILLDAPCTGNEIKDNNRVKTKRDILFCAKRQVELFRTAIEVLKDGGELVYSTCSPEIEEDEDIVRYILKTNKNMELIELTVDDFPGINMIEGEVKGTLKVIPPNEPFFIAKFRKVKN; encoded by the coding sequence TTGGAAAATTTACAGTTTATAAGGGTAAACACGTTAAAAATATCTTCTGAAGACCTTAAAAAGCGATTGGAAGAAAAAGGAGTAGAATTAGAAGATACATTCTTAGATTATGTATTTAGAGTTGCAAAATCACCATTTTCCATGGGTTCAACTCCAGAATATCTTTTGGGATACTATTTTTTACAGAGTATTTCATCGATAATTCCATCAATAACTCTTAATCCATCAAAAGATGACGATGTACTCGACATGTGTGCAGCACCGGGTGGAAAAACTACGCACCTTGCACAGTTGATGGAAAATGAAGGATCAATTCTTGCTGTTGAGATAAATAAAAACAGATTAAAAAGTTTAAGGTCAAATATCAACAGGATGGGCTTTAAAAATACATTAATGATAAACACGAACGCAGTTAACCTCGATAAAAAGTTAAGATTCAATAAAATTCTTTTAGATGCCCCATGTACTGGAAACGAGATAAAAGACAATAACAGGGTAAAAACAAAACGAGATATATTATTTTGTGCAAAAAGACAGGTCGAATTATTTAGAACTGCAATCGAAGTATTAAAAGACGGCGGTGAATTGGTATACAGTACATGTTCCCCCGAAATTGAAGAAGACGAAGATATCGTTCGATATATTTTAAAGACAAATAAAAACATGGAACTTATTGAGTTAACTGTGGATGATTTCCCAGGAATAAACATGATTGAAGGCGAAGTTAAAGGAACTTTGAAGGTAATTCCACCAAATGAGCCATTTTTCATTGCAAAATTTAGAAAAGTTAAAAATTAA
- a CDS encoding ATP-binding protein yields the protein MRRSRIGMIGTKLLIFSIIIVLIPIVMMSYVSTDTISDLMTSNQESELDINLGILNERMDSVLVEFDTMTAYTANLPVVVNAVKNNDKDTLQDFANGLEDQSWIDLAVFTDADGNVICASYGDDDAEISSYVKKLLEKNTIYAYDILPNEEASKYSDYELDGHDALTIFTVAPIYDGDSLIGAVTYVDIMNKDDYWVDRIKEVTGDEASIYLNNVRISTTCQKDGVDFVGELADEDIYETVSKKQDVRSTVTINGVPYLAKYSPIYNIDGEVIGMTCVGTPKSPFTVLLNSVIQKIFFIAFSSLIIAVFVAVILNKKIVDSIKKLKNSAESFGRGNYDERASIDTGDELEELAESFNKMADEIRKSDKKLKSDAHTLKTSFDELKEVDNLKSEILSIVSHELRTPLTAILGYVELLKDETAGKLSEKQKEFISVISENSDRLKRITDNMSDLVTVDNKILDIKRDKINLKKEVNDILRSFDYFAESKNIVLLEDVDNLDIKGDKSKIHQVLSNLIENAIKFSKKQTKVTVMGFEDKGNIHLEITDQGPGIPKEHLGKIFDKFYQIDSSSKREVGGSGLGLAVCKKIVESHGGSIWVESKIGKGTTVHVMFPLIK from the coding sequence ATGAGAAGATCGAGAATTGGAATGATTGGAACTAAATTACTGATTTTTTCAATAATTATTGTTTTAATTCCAATCGTTATGATGAGTTATGTATCTACAGATACTATTTCAGATTTGATGACTTCAAATCAGGAATCTGAACTAGATATAAATTTAGGAATATTAAATGAACGAATGGACAGCGTTCTTGTTGAATTTGACACGATGACTGCATATACGGCAAACCTTCCAGTTGTTGTTAATGCTGTTAAAAATAATGATAAAGATACGCTTCAAGATTTTGCAAACGGCCTTGAAGACCAGTCTTGGATCGATTTAGCAGTTTTTACTGATGCAGACGGAAACGTAATCTGTGCAAGCTACGGAGACGATGATGCAGAAATAAGCAGTTACGTTAAAAAATTATTAGAAAAAAATACCATATATGCTTACGATATCCTCCCAAACGAAGAAGCTTCAAAATATAGCGATTATGAACTAGATGGGCACGATGCACTTACAATTTTTACGGTTGCACCAATATATGATGGAGATTCTCTTATAGGTGCTGTAACCTACGTAGATATAATGAATAAGGATGATTACTGGGTTGACCGAATTAAAGAAGTTACCGGTGATGAAGCTTCGATATATCTAAACAACGTAAGAATATCTACAACCTGCCAAAAAGATGGAGTAGATTTTGTTGGTGAACTTGCAGATGAAGATATATATGAAACTGTTTCAAAAAAACAGGACGTTAGGAGTACGGTTACCATAAATGGAGTGCCCTACCTTGCTAAATATTCCCCGATATACAATATTGACGGTGAAGTAATAGGAATGACCTGTGTTGGAACTCCAAAATCGCCATTTACGGTATTATTAAATTCAGTAATCCAAAAAATATTCTTTATCGCATTTTCTAGCCTGATTATAGCAGTTTTTGTTGCAGTGATATTAAATAAAAAAATAGTCGACTCGATAAAAAAACTTAAAAACTCTGCCGAATCTTTTGGACGTGGAAATTACGACGAAAGAGCATCAATTGATACAGGCGATGAATTAGAAGAACTTGCAGAATCGTTTAATAAAATGGCTGATGAAATACGAAAATCCGATAAAAAGCTTAAAAGTGATGCACATACCCTTAAAACTTCATTTGACGAATTAAAAGAAGTTGATAATTTAAAATCAGAAATACTGTCCATAGTATCGCACGAACTTAGAACGCCACTTACTGCAATCTTAGGCTATGTTGAATTATTAAAAGATGAAACTGCAGGAAAATTAAGCGAAAAACAGAAAGAATTCATATCTGTAATATCTGAAAACTCAGACAGGTTAAAAAGAATTACAGACAATATGTCAGACCTTGTAACTGTAGATAATAAGATTTTGGACATCAAACGAGACAAAATAAACCTTAAAAAAGAAGTAAATGATATTTTAAGGTCTTTCGATTATTTCGCAGAAAGTAAAAATATAGTTTTACTCGAAGATGTGGATAATCTGGATATTAAAGGAGATAAGTCTAAAATTCATCAGGTTCTTAGTAATTTAATCGAAAATGCAATAAAATTCAGCAAAAAACAGACCAAAGTTACAGTGATGGGTTTTGAAGATAAAGGAAATATCCACCTTGAAATTACTGATCAGGGACCAGGAATTCCAAAAGAACACCTTGGAAAAATATTTGATAAATTCTACCAAATCGATTCTTCTTCAAAACGAGAAGTTGGAGGATCCGGCCTTGGACTTGCAGTTTGTAAAAAAATTGTGGAATCCCATGGTGGATCGATCTGGGTTGAAAGCAAAATTGGAAAAGGTACAACAGTTCACGTAATGTTCCCATTAATAAAATAA
- the artE gene encoding archaeosortase family protein ArtE produces the protein MNKKFNEYFLIILKYFSYSYIIYHILCHFESHLTNFIAYQSYLLLKLLLNDVILIQNLVYLPNIIISITEPCTGMMLISILLAHILTVENRLKYYVFGSLFCILLIYLGNIFRIVIIGILANTFGNGEYIHNTIGFVFFPTIAVFTILLWSKIKKRL, from the coding sequence ATGAATAAAAAATTTAACGAATATTTTTTAATAATCTTAAAATATTTTAGTTATTCATATATAATTTACCATATATTATGCCATTTTGAAAGTCATTTAACAAATTTTATAGCTTATCAAAGCTATTTATTGTTAAAACTTTTATTAAACGATGTAATTCTGATTCAAAATCTTGTATATCTTCCAAATATCATAATTTCAATAACTGAACCATGTACTGGAATGATGTTGATTTCGATATTATTGGCTCATATATTGACGGTTGAAAACAGGTTAAAGTATTATGTTTTTGGTTCATTATTTTGTATATTATTAATATACCTTGGAAACATATTTAGAATCGTTATTATAGGAATCCTCGCAAATACGTTTGGAAATGGTGAATACATTCACAACACCATCGGTTTTGTGTTTTTTCCAACAATTGCAGTTTTTACGATTTTGCTATGGTCGAAAATCAAAAAAAGATTATAA
- a CDS encoding metal-dependent phosphohydrolase: MIPDNNKALDLLNCYVKEQSNLDHNLIVGYGMLGIAKYLEKDETEQNYWFVSGVLHDIDIEEYGSDIEKHCIIGEKILEREGISKNLIDDIKSHNDVLNIGRNSEIRHALWAVDALSGIIRAYVLMRSDKDVKKAELKSIKKKLKDKSFAQNVSREQIKSCEENLKITLDDFVNSVLKEIKENISFN; the protein is encoded by the coding sequence ATGATACCAGATAATAATAAAGCGCTAGATTTATTAAATTGTTATGTAAAAGAGCAGTCAAATCTCGACCATAATTTAATTGTAGGGTATGGGATGCTTGGAATAGCTAAATATTTAGAAAAAGATGAAACCGAGCAGAATTACTGGTTTGTGTCCGGAGTTTTGCACGACATCGATATTGAAGAGTATGGGTCGGATATTGAAAAACACTGCATTATCGGTGAAAAAATTTTGGAAAGAGAAGGAATTTCCAAAAATTTAATTGATGACATAAAATCTCACAACGATGTATTAAATATTGGGCGAAATTCGGAAATTAGGCATGCTTTATGGGCAGTTGATGCACTTTCGGGAATTATTCGAGCTTATGTATTAATGAGGTCTGACAAGGATGTAAAAAAAGCAGAATTAAAGTCAATTAAGAAAAAACTAAAAGATAAAAGTTTTGCACAAAATGTTTCAAGAGAACAGATTAAATCCTGTGAAGAAAATTTGAAAATAACGCTTGATGATTTTGTAAATTCTGTTTTAAAAGAAATAAAAGAAAATATTTCATTTAATTAA
- a CDS encoding redox-regulated ATPase YchF, translating into MAILGLVGKPNVGKSTTFNAMTEKIADIGNYPFTTINPNIGTSFVTKPCPCDTLNLKCTPNNSKCFSGMRYIPVEVIDVAGLVPDAHKGKGMGNKFLDDLRQADAFILVVDASGKTDLEGNPSENNDPVEDVKFLLNELDMWIHGILTKNWERLSRKAQQEKNLLKALSEQLSGLNISENQVFAVIKEFDESPMKWTEEDLINVSTNLRKASKPMIIAANKADHPDAEKNIEKLKEEFNDFLVIPTSAEIELALKNAQKAGLIKYDGKSMEVLDESSLNDAQKNALNYMKNYLDKFGGTGIQDLINVAYYDLLDMIVVYPVEDEGKFCDKKGNVLPDAYLVKKGATAKDLAFKIHTEIGQKFIYAVDAKKKLRISADQELNDGDIIKIVSAA; encoded by the coding sequence ATGGCGATATTAGGACTCGTTGGAAAACCAAACGTTGGAAAATCAACTACATTCAATGCAATGACGGAAAAAATTGCAGATATTGGAAACTATCCATTTACTACGATAAACCCAAATATTGGAACTTCTTTTGTTACAAAGCCATGCCCATGTGACACTTTAAATTTAAAATGTACTCCAAATAATTCGAAATGTTTCTCTGGAATGCGTTATATTCCTGTTGAAGTAATTGACGTTGCAGGGCTTGTTCCTGATGCACACAAAGGAAAAGGGATGGGTAACAAATTTTTAGATGATTTAAGGCAGGCTGATGCATTTATACTCGTTGTTGATGCAAGCGGAAAAACGGATCTCGAAGGAAATCCTTCTGAAAATAACGATCCTGTAGAAGATGTTAAATTTTTGTTAAATGAACTTGATATGTGGATTCACGGAATTTTAACGAAAAACTGGGAAAGACTTTCAAGAAAAGCACAGCAGGAAAAAAACCTTTTAAAAGCGCTTTCTGAACAGTTAAGCGGATTAAATATTTCCGAAAATCAGGTATTTGCAGTAATTAAAGAATTTGACGAAAGTCCAATGAAATGGACAGAAGAAGATTTAATCAATGTTTCAACAAATTTAAGAAAAGCTTCAAAACCAATGATTATTGCTGCAAACAAGGCAGATCACCCTGATGCAGAAAAAAACATTGAAAAATTAAAAGAAGAATTTAATGACTTTTTAGTTATTCCAACATCCGCTGAAATTGAGCTTGCACTCAAAAATGCACAGAAAGCAGGTTTAATAAAATACGATGGAAAATCAATGGAAGTTTTAGATGAATCATCACTAAATGATGCACAGAAAAATGCACTAAACTACATGAAAAATTATCTTGATAAATTTGGTGGAACCGGAATTCAGGATTTGATCAATGTTGCGTATTATGATCTTTTAGATATGATTGTGGTTTATCCTGTAGAAGATGAGGGAAAATTCTGCGATAAAAAAGGAAACGTTTTACCTGACGCATATCTTGTAAAAAAAGGAGCAACTGCAAAAGACCTTGCATTTAAAATACACACTGAAATCGGTCAAAAATTCATTTATGCGGTTGATGCAAAGAAAAAGTTGAGAATCAGTGCAGATCAAGAATTAAATGATGGAGATATTATAAAAATCGTTTCTGCTGCATAA